One genomic segment of Williamwhitmania taraxaci includes these proteins:
- a CDS encoding DUF4372 domain-containing protein — protein MGKNTEIKLVGQPIFKQAINLIDAINVSSLVKKHGADHYYKTFKAKPQLVTMLFGVLSRCDSMTEICEG, from the coding sequence ATGGGCAAAAATACAGAAATAAAATTAGTCGGACAGCCGATTTTCAAACAAGCCATCAACTTAATCGATGCCATTAATGTCAGCAGCTTGGTGAAAAAGCATGGTGCAGACCATTACTATAAGACGTTTAAGGCAAAACCCCAGCTGGTTACCATGCTGTTTGGCGTCCTCAGCCGGTGCGATTCGATGACCGAAATATGTGAAGGG